A genomic segment from Glycine max cultivar Williams 82 chromosome 1, Glycine_max_v4.0, whole genome shotgun sequence encodes:
- the LOC102667450 gene encoding uncharacterized protein, with product MCEMIGKYGLGYRPPSYHDVREKLLKQAVQKTDDSLQEFRDEWKRIGCSIMSDGWTDKKRRSICNFLVNSSKGTIFLYSLDTSDISKTTDKVFKMLDDVVKFVGEENVVQVITDNVANFKAAGELLMHTRPHLYWTPCAARCIDLILEDLEKHLKVHEVTIKKGRKITTYIYGRTMLISMLKKYTNGRDLVRPGMTRFATAYLTLACLHEMKASLMRLFSSEEWKKSKFGTSQEGRKVEDSVLDNRFWKNVSICLKAAAPLMVVLRLVDSDQQPTMGFIYVEMDRAKERIKSNFNNVKKNYEPVWEIIDKRWENQLYRPLHAAAYYLNPQLHFEDDFKKDNGEVKEGLFICMMRLVKDVGVRNKINRQLLEFHFAIGLFSMENAINSRKTMPPAEWWEMFRDGCPKLKWFAIRVLSLTCSSFGCERNWSSFEMVHTKRRNRLHQKKMNDLVYVMYNLKLKSRQTRKTVALPFEDMESDDEWITEEGDDIFDEDNLQVEQEQPLGESGSESNVDLVGGSLTDPTLDAFDIDNLVLNDNVEDHFSTEEELEDDGGGGDIGDDFIRGLMDI from the exons ATGTGTGAGATGATCGGGAAATATGGACTTGGCTATAGACCTCCATCTTATCATGATGTTAGAGAAAAGCTATTGAAACAAGCAGTGCAAAAAACTGATGATAGTTTGCAAGAGTTTAGGGATGAGTGGAAGAGAATTGGTTGTTCAATAATGTCTGATGGGTGGACAGATAAAAAAAGGCGttcaatttgtaattttttggtGAACAGCTCAAAAGGAACAATATTTCTATATTCCTTAGACACTTCTGACATCTCAAAAACAACTGACAAAGTTTTTAAGATGTTAGATGATGTTGTCAAATTTGTTGGAGAAGAGAATGTAGTTCAAGTGATTACTGATAATGTTGCGAATTTCAAAGCAGCAGGAGAATTGTTGATGCATACTCGGCCACATTTGTATTGGACTCCATGTGCTGCCCGTTGCATTGATCTGATACTTGAGGACTTGGAGAAACATTTGAAGGTTCATGAAGTTACTATAAAGAAGGGAAGAAAGATAACAACTTATATATATGGTAGAACAATGCTTATTAGCATGCTCAAGAAGTACACAAATGGTAGGGACTTGGTTAGACCAGGTATGACTAGATTTGCAACTGCTTACTTGACTTTAGCTTGTCTCCATGAAATGAAAGCATCTTTGATGAGGTTGTTCAGTTCTGAGGAGTGGAAAAAAAGTAAGTTTGGAACTTCACAGGAGGGGAGAAAAGTAGAAGATTCAGTTTTGGATAATAGATTTTGGAAGAATGTATCCATATGCCTCAAAGCTGCTGCCCCTCTTATGGTAGTCCTTCGATTGGTGGATTCTGATCAACAACCTACCATGGGTTTCATATATGTTGAGATGGATCGTGCAAAGGAAAGGATTAAAAGTAACTTCAATAATGTGAAGAAAAA TTATGAACCTGTTTGGGAAATTATTGATAAGAGGTGGGAGAACCAACTTTATAGGCCTTTGCATGCAGCTGCATATTATCTTAATCCTCAATTGCATTTTGaagatgattttaaaaaagataatggaGAAGTGAAAGAAGGATTGTTTATTTGTATGATGAGATTGGTAAAGGATGTTGGGGTAAGGAACAAAATTAATAGGCAGCTTCTTGAATTTCATTTTGCCATAGGTCTTTTTTCTATGGAGAATGCAATAAACTCTAGGAAGACTATGCCACCTGCAGAATGGTGGGAAATGTTCAGGGATGGATGTCCAAAATTAAAGTGGTTTGCTATTCGTGTTTTGAGCTTAACTTGCAGTTCTTTTGGATGTGAGCGTAATTGGAGCTCATTTGAAATG gtTCATACAAAAAGGAGAAATCGTTtgcatcaaaagaaaatgaatgactTAGTTTATGTCATGTACAACTTGAAGCTCAAAAGTAGACAAACAAGAAAAACGGTTGCTCTTCCATTTGAAGATATGGAATCTGATGATGAGTGGATAACAGAAGAGGGAGATGATATATTTGATGAAGACAATCTCCAAGTTGAGCAAGAGCAACCTTTAGGGGAAAGTGGTAGCGAAAGTAATGTTGATTTGGTTGGGGGAAGTTTAACTGATCCAACTTTGGATGCATTTGATATTGACAATTTGGTATTGAATGACAATGTTGAAGATCATTTCTCAACTGAGGAAGAGCTTGaagatgatggtggtggtggtgatattGGAGATGATTTTATTAGAGGATTGATGgacatttga